From Gouania willdenowi unplaced genomic scaffold, fGouWil2.1 scaffold_55_arrow_ctg1, whole genome shotgun sequence, one genomic window encodes:
- the pnn gene encoding pinin has translation MAVVVRSLQDQLEKAKESLKNVDDNIRKLTGRDPNENRPGQIRRLGLVAGLGGGRGRGINLLRRSLSDMGSGGPPAKQRDIEGALLRLAGDQRARRDMRQDSDAEDDDDVQKPALQSSVVATSKERTRRDLIQDQTMDEKGKQRNRRMFGLLMGTLQKFKQESNVSSEKQKRRSEIEQKLEVQAEAEKKKVENEKRELFEERRAKQTELRLLEQKVELAQLQEEWTSHNNHLVKFIRTKTKPPLFYLPGKMCSATQKLLDESTKKLNGIFEERREAFAEHINKMEARPRRQLNRNQDGKMATTGVERPAEGKPAGQVVKVTGIRSTAEMEDEEEEEEEEEEGRAKEKEEQQKDGKEEGIEVTEEKDGGEQKGSPSSEEMEVESEDRGKGAEQQVEVEDRGEQQVEVEDGGEQQMEVEDRGKEGGEVENKGKEGEQVEVEDRRKEGVEVEREQKPSDDDTAKSQPEPPAGNGESQPSLAAAEPSGHPPVTQEAVAPPPSQDNTAPELQIQGPTEEPPVKAPQQPPQAEEPPASALPQEDSRGRKKEKEHKKGRSNSSSSSSSGSSSSGSSSSSSGSSHTSSSSSSSSSSSSSRSRSRESNKHKRRPSDRGRDRKKGEERGHHKRGGRDPKASKEERKRSDKGRGGARSDREHRVRKEKRR, from the exons ATGGCGGTAGTGGTGCGGAGCCTGCAGGACCAGCTTGAAAAAGCAAAAGAAAGCCTGAAAAATGTGGACGATAATATTCGGAAACTTACAGGAAGAGACCCAAATGAAAATAG ACCAGGTCAGATCCGTCGACTTGGCCTTGTGGCAGGTCTGGGAGGAGGTAGAGGCAGAGGGATCAACCTGCTCAG ACGCAGTCTCTCAGACATGGGAAGCGGCGGCCCTCCTGCCAAGCAGAGGGACATTGAAGGCGCTCTGCTGAG GCTGGCAGGAGACCAGAGGGCCAGGAGAGACATGCGTCAGGACAGCGACGCTGAGGATGACGACGATGTCCAAAAA CCAGCGTTGCAGTCATCTGTTGTAGCTACCTCCAAGGAGAGAACTCGCCGAGACCTCATTCAGGACCAAACCATGGATGAAAAAGGAAAACAGAG GAATCGGCGCATGTTTGGCCTGCTCATGGGAACTCTACAGAAGTTCAAGCAGGAGTCCAACGTGTCCTCAGAAAAG CAAAAGCGGCGCTCAGAGATCGAGCAGAAGCTGGAGGTTCAGGCTGAGGCTGAGAAAAAGAAGGTGGAGAATGAGAAGAGGGAACTGTTTGAGGAGAGGAGAGCCAAGCAGACAGAACTGAGACTATTGGAGCAGAAGGTGGAACTGGCTCAGCTG CAAGAGGAGTGGACCAGCCACAATAATCACCTGGTCAAATTCATTCGCACCAAGACCAAACCGCCCCTCTTCTATTTACCTGGAAAGATGTGCTCCGCCACTCAGAAACTTCTCGATGAGTCAACAAAGAAACTCAATG GTATCTTTGAAGAGAGGCGCGAGGCTTTTGCTGAGCACATCAACAAAATGGAGGCCCGCCCTCGGCGACAGTTGAACCGCAACCAGGATGGAAAGATGGCGACTACAGGAGTGGAGCGGCCTGCGGAGGGTAAGCCAGCAGGTCAGGTAGTTAAAGTGACAGGTATTAGGAGCACAGCAGAGAtggaggatgaggaagaggaggaggaggaagaagaggaggggaGGGCTAAAGAAAAGGAAGAGCAGCAAAAGGATGGGAAAGAGGAGGGGATAGAGGTTACTGAGGAGAAGGATGGAGGGGAGCAGAAAGGGAGTCCTAGCTCAGAGGAGATGGAGGTAGAGTCAGAGGATAGGGGTAAGGGGGCGGAGCAGCAGGTGGAGGTAGAGGACAGGGGGGAGCAGCAGGTGGAGGTAGAGGACGGGGGAGAGCAGCAGATGGAGGTAGAGGACAGGGGGAAAGAGGGGGGGGAGGTAGAGAACAAGGGGAAGGAGGGGGAGCAGGTGGAGGTAGAGGACAGGAGGAAAGAGGGTGTGGAGGTAGAGAGAGAGCAGAAGCCTTCAGATGATGACACAGCAAAATCTCAGCCTGAGCCTCCTGCTGGGAATGGGGAGTCTCAGCCCAGCCTGGCTGCAGCAGAACCATCAGGTCACCCCCCCGTCACCCAGGAGGCCGTAGCCCCCCCACCCAGTCAGGACAACACCGCCCCTGAACTCCAGATCCAAGGCCCTACAGAGGAGCCCCCAGTGAAGGCCCCTCAACAGCCCCCCCAGGCTGAGGAGCCCCCAGCCTCTGCTCTCCCTCAGGAGGACAGCAGGGGAAGGAAGAAAGAGAAGGAGCACAAGAAAGGCCGGAGCaacagctcctcctcttcctcctcaggCTCCTCTTCCAGTGGGagttcctcctcatcctccggATCCAGtcacacttcttcttcttcgtcctCGTCATCCTCGTCTTCCAGCAGCCGGAGTCGCAGTCGAGAAAGCAACAAACACAAGAGGCGTCCCTCAGACAGAGGGCGGGACAGAAAGAAGGGAGAGGAGAGGGGCCACCACAAGAGAGGGGGGAGGGACCCCAAGGCCTCCAaggaggagaggaagaggagtgaTAAAGGGAGGGGCGGGGCTCGCAGCGATAGGGAGCATAGAGTCAGGAAGGAGAAGAGACGCTGA